agaaatataataaGGTTTGTAAAGGCTCAACGTTTCACAACACTGCTGCACAAAGTACTTTCTGTTAGAGATGTGCATCCTGTGTTCCTTTTTGGTCAATCGATTGTGgaacacatgaacatactgCAGGGTTCGTTGTACCACCACCAAGTTAtttttggagaaaataaaactctgcTCAATACCACGCAGGTTTACTCTGATGTGTTATTCAGTGCTCTCATGTAAGCACAGGGACACTAAACAAAGTACATCCATAAATAGCTTTAAAAGTTTATCCTTCATCATCCTCCCATCAGTTTTGCAGCTCTTTTTGCTGATCTTCCCAACATTGAGTCTCCCCCGTGTTTATGTAAATTTAAGAGGCTTTAAGGTTTTTTATGGGGTTTGGTTCATGTCAGGTCTGTAAAATTAGCTTCAGCTACTAATGCGTCTCTGTGATACTTACAGTGTCGACAAGGAGGATGTAGTCACAACTCCCACCAAACACAATCACATCAGAGTCTTTGCCTGGGCATGCTGTGTGCCACAACCTTGGACAGGAGAAAACATGCCATTTTAAATCTGCTCACAATGTACGGGAACTATTGTACAGagtaataaatgtaaacaagTTGGTACCTTGGTTTATTCTTAAACGGATGCTTAatttctctccatttttttGTGTCAACATCAAGCAACCATCCATCACCTGATAGacaaaattgaaaataaatcaattaaagaaCATAACCAAAGcaacaagaaaataaagtgaaggAGTGGGTAGATTTTCTCACTCATTGGTTTGCAGTCCACAGTGAGACCTCCAAACAGGAACAAGGAGTTATCCGATACTGGTGTGAGTGTATGCCACGATCTGCCCGCTGGAGTGGGCGACAATGGGATTctggaaaacatattttgaacAACACAGTCAAATACAAACCTGGTAAAAGATGGTGCCATTTAAAAGtaatttttacacattttaacattgtcATTGCCCACAATTACATGCGTACATTTCTGACCACATCCATGTTTCAAGGTCCAGGCAGTGAATGTCACTTGTCCTGGTTTCCTGCAAGAGGAGCACAACTTACAACTGGCAGATTACTCTATGCGTCTCTGCTTTTATGTTCTTGTTGTTATTCTATTATAGCATATAGAGCTCTCACCATAACTCTACCTCCACAAATGTATCCTTTACATCCAATTGTGGCGCTGGCGTGGGCGGCCCTGGGGGCAGGAGCACGGCCCTGCACATAAAAACAGTCACTAAAATCAAATTTGCTGCTGAACTTTCCTTGTCTCTAAAATCATTAATAAGAATGTATGCATTTAATTCTGTGTATGAATCAAACTGTAATTCACTCACATGTGTCTGTGGTTCACTCCAAGTGGCGTGCATGGGGTCAAATATATGAACCTCGTTGTTCCATCCCCATAAGACATGCTCcacctgaaaacaacaaaatagctTTTGCCTCTTGAACCAAATCTGTGTCACCAAGGTCTAAGCTGCACTGTTGGAATAGCACACCTGTGACAGATTTATAATCAATAAAGAACATTACCCATGATGGTTCATCTACAATGAAGCTTCTGTTCCTGTCATCAATATCAGCCATTAGTTTGTGACCATATCCTCCAAAGTAGATGAGCCTGCAGAATATCAAACAAAGTTTATCACAGTTTCAATCATCCAAGCGTTGATTATGGATTTAGTTTTGACATGATCAAAATCTTAAACAATTAGCAcattccatttccatttcacCATATAATTAGACATACAACAGAGAAAACCTAATGGTTGATGGaactaaaaaagaagaaagtgatggCAGAAAGAATATGAGAAACTAAAGATTATGGCTTTTGAGGAAAGAATGAATGTAGCATATATTATAGCAAAATAAACCCAAAAAACAGTGTGCACATCTAGTCCCAGTTGGGTCACAGTTGCATGACAAAAAACAGCCAAGGGGGTTTATCAAAATAAACCCAAAACAAATAGATTGTTGGCAATGGAGGTTACATGACCGCTGGACTggagaagcaaaacaaacacaggtgtgTTAATTAAGCAGCTGACACAGGTTTACTAAGTGTCCTGACGGCGTGCAATCAACGTTTGCAGTTTGCTATTTGTTTCCGAGCTAGTAGTTTGTTccgttttgtttgttgttttgatcgCTTTGTGAAtatgatgagcagttggcaccttgcatggcagccagtgccatcagtgtatgaacaggtgaatgtgatgtgtagtgtaaaagcgcctTGAGTGACAGTACAGTCCGCTTACCATTGATATTTTCCAAGTCATATTCACTTTATTGTTATAAGTTATCcctaatttttgtttttcatctcttttagTTGACTTCACGATCTGCTCAAGTAGGGGTGTACTGATCAGAGCTGTTCATTGATTTATCTATTCAAGATAATTCTAAggcatttaaataaaaccacTCGTCTGCACCTCAATCTGACtaaaagaaagacaacaaatgtttttaaatggacCCTGCTGATTGCACTCCCTTCTATGTTCATATTAATTGAGTCAAGCCCATGGATTTCTGTAAAACACAGGGATTTAACACAAACGATATGGAAACCGGACTGATGGCATGGAATTTAAGCAGTCacttaaacacatttcatattcacatttcacagtGCTTACCTTCCTTTATGAACCCAGCAGGACAGTTTGTCCCGAGGTGAAGGAGCAGAGCCGTTCTCGTGTACGATCTTCCTCCATGTGTATTTGCCGTCTGTCAGGTTGACACAATAGATCTGTTTGAAGTCAAACACTGATCACTTCTTCAGGTCAACTTTACGCAGCCTAGCCTATGACCACACTGGTCCATTGTGTCCATTCAGAGATATTAACAATGAGGAATGTCATTTTTTACATGGCTGCAGTTGGTATTTTTTGTTGCTATCCATGCTACTACATAATCAATATATTGTGAAATATAaagataatataacattttttgaTGATAAAACCATTTTTTACCACACAAAAATACCATGTAGTTTCTATGAAGTAAACCACAATTAAAGCGTCATTAACCGTGTGGAGCGTCAGCTATCATCCTCACCTGATTGGTCTGTCCATTGTCATCACAACCTCCAAATATGTACATGTGTCCGTTCAGTGAGCAGCCACAGGTCCC
This DNA window, taken from Larimichthys crocea isolate SSNF chromosome XXIV, L_crocea_2.0, whole genome shotgun sequence, encodes the following:
- the LOC104932864 gene encoding kelch domain-containing protein 1 — translated: MDSALERHFSEVVARERSGHTAVVEDNLLYVWGGYLSIAEEEVFLPSDEIWVYDLERGVWQVFHMTGEIPPPMSGTCGCSLNGHMYIFGGCDDNGQTNQIYCVNLTDGKYTWRKIVHENGSAPSPRDKLSCWVHKGRLIYFGGYGHKLMADIDDRNRSFIVDEPSWVEHVLWGWNNEVHIFDPMHATWSEPQTHGRAPAPRAAHASATIGCKGYICGGRVMETRTSDIHCLDLETWMWSEIIPLSPTPAGRSWHTLTPVSDNSLFLFGGLTVDCKPMSDGWLLDVDTKKWREIKHPFKNKPRLWHTACPGKDSDVIVFGGSCDYILLVDTGHCNDALVFQMQPYPLFRMCEDYIAKNVRSHEVLRNQLQLLPPKLLTAVQRRMSFYRPSKKQK